Part of the Musa acuminata AAA Group cultivar baxijiao chromosome BXJ2-7, Cavendish_Baxijiao_AAA, whole genome shotgun sequence genome is shown below.
CTCAGAGGTCATGACTTCATCAGCCTCGTCATTATTGTCCTTTTTATtagcatttattattattattgttattttgagATATTCTCGATTATTAATTAACTTGCGTGAACCTTGAATCGAGCATCGCAGCACAAGCAGGGATCAACCGCCAACCCGTCAACACACTCGATTGTTACCGGGAGAAAACTTCAAGGGTCCCCATTTTGGTACGTCGTCATTAGTAGGGTGGTGGTAGGGCTAAGTAGAAGGTTTCTTGGTCTCCCGCTCCGTCCTTTCCCTTACGCCGTCAATGAGACTCTAATTGGCCGACGTCGTCTCTTCGTCCACGGGACGCGTCCTCCCTTCTAGTGATGTGTCAAAAGACCAAAATTTTAAGATAAaacgaagaagaaaagaaaaaaggaaactgAAGAAGACAAGGCAAAGAAAAATTGTGATCGATGGATTAGCTAATTACCTGATTGTTTGGCATTCCGAAGCCACCTCGCGTCGGATGGTGGATCGCCAACGCCTTCCCAGCCCCTCGATTCGTCATCGTCGCTGATGACGAAACCTAAGAAATTCCTAGAGCGCCTCTTCAAGCCCTTTGTCGCCGGCCGTAAAAAAGGTATACCTTGCCGCTGCTATTTCAATCTGACTTCTTTTTCGGCTCGATTGATCATTTGTGATGGATTTAGAGGGGAGAGAGGAGAAGGAACTGGAGGCGATCGCGGCCAAGGAGCAGAAGGCGTTCCGGTACGAGGCGCTGGCGGCGGCCACCCGCAATTTCGATCCCAAGCAGAAGCTAGGCGAAGGCGGGTTCGGCTCCGTATTCAAGGTGAGTAAGAAATTATAACGAGGGTTTTGGTATGCGATTTCGATCGGGGAGGAGCGGGCGGTTTCGAAAGATCGATTGACAGGAAGCACCCCACGCCTGCAGGGGCGGCTGGAGGACGGGCGGGAAGTGGCGGTGAAGCGGCTCGGGTGGGGGTCGCGGCAGGGGGCGAGGGAGTTCATGAACGAGGCGTTGCTGCTATCGAGGGTGCAACACAAGAACTTGGTGAACCTCCATGGATACTGCGCCCACGCCAACGAGAAGCTCCTCGTCTACGAGTACGTCCCCAACGAGAGTCTCGACAAGCTCCTGTTCTTGGGTAAGCACTGCCCCTCTCTGTTTCTCTCCGATTCCGTATCTTTTTGCCTTTTGCACTTGGGATTAGGGATTTCAGAAAAAAGAGAGAGTTAAATTTGGGTCATTTTGCAACTCAAGTTAGTAATTCCaggaaaatcataaaaaatttcgATAGCAAAAATCTAAAGGCAGTACAGCTGATAGGGTTCCCACTATTTAGATGGTATTGGACGACCAATATATTTGTTATTTTACCTTAATATACATTTAATTTATTTTGTGATTCATTAAGACCTTAACTTCCCGTGTGCCTTCGAGGTAGGTTAGAAGTCTCAAGGTCGCTTACACTTCACATCTTAGTTCCTCCCATGGCTCAACACCACACATTTGCTAGCTCCATCCATTACTGCTGGTGCTTATTGTTGCGACTCGCATACGGTGAGCCCCAAAAGATCTTGGAATTATCCTTCATGTTGAGGTTCCACGAAGAGAAGCACAAATCCATCTCAACAGGACAACCACGCTGGGTGCAGCCAATCATCGGAGCCCTTTTAGGAGTGTCAGTTTCCAATAATTGTGGTCAAATTTTAAAATGCTTCTTGAGTGATCCAATTTTCCACCATTTAGAAATGGTGTTACGATACCCATAAAAGTTTAGTCTGGTAAAGATAGGTATTTTTGATAAGTATAATTCTTTAAATGGGTCATCAATGGGTCATTTAAGGTTCAGCCAGATACCATAGGTGCCCCGACGCCTGTTTTCTTGTCATCGCAAAGTTCGCAGCTGGGGAAAAGGAAACTGTACATTTAGACACGGATGTTGTACATTCTGGAAACCATGTTATCCCCGCTGGATCTGATCGGCAACAGAAAACGACGGCGTCGATTTTGACGGGAGTCCTTTTTTCTCAATGTATAATTTGTATAAACAGAAGTAGGCAAAAGGTAACATTTGCCTAATGGCATTGATGTGATGGGAGTTTTATTTGGCCAATGGGTACTTGACCTCGTCGCCCCCCTCCCTTCGGAAGAGACGTTTCTAAGTGAAAGGTTCCTGTCAGGCAAGCGGATCAAGTCCGAATAATCTAATCCGTTGTTTGTTGCATTCCCACACAACGCCAGTGGATCTTCTGCGATACTTCCTGGTCCATATTAGAACTAGAATATGTGATTGAAATGTATCCGAACCTTTACGTTTTCTATGTTATGGAATGATTAACATTTACTTGGTCAGATAAGAAGAAAAGTTGGATTCGTCTTATGTCCATGCGGTCAATGGAAGAGTCCTAAGGAAAAGTAGCACTCGTCAGATTTGGCTACCACCTCTGCCATCTGATAGTCAATTATAATCTATTGTTTCTTACCATCAACCTCATTATGGTCGGAAACATCAGAGTCCAGATGTCTCTGTAGCGTAGACCGGCAACAAGGGATCTTTCTTCCGCGTATGCATCATGCATCACATCTGACAGTATCTGAATGCCGAGTCGATCTAGAATACAAGTGTTCGGTGGAATAAATCTTGTTACTATATTGCAGAGCATTTTGTTTACGATGATAGCTAACAATTTTTTGGTGTTGCTGTTTGCGTAAACATTTGCTTCTCGATGGGATCGCAGAAGAAGAGGGTAACTGGAAGAGGATGCAGTTGGACTGGAGGCGAAGGTTCCAGGTGATAGCTGGGGTGGCCCGGGGGCTGCTGTACCTGCACGAAGACGCGCACACCACCATCATACACCGCGACATCAAGGCCAGCAACATCCTGTTGGACGGCGGGTGGGTCCCCAAGATCGCCGACTTCGGATTGGCCCGGCTCTTCCCCGAGGACCAGAGTAATGTCAAGACCCGCGTCGTCGGCACCAACGGCTACATGGCGCCGGAGTACGTCATGCGCGGCTCGCTCTCCACCAAGGTCGACGTCTTCAGCTTCGGCGTCGTGGTCCTCGAGCTCATCTCGGGCCTGAAGAACTCCGCGTTTGCTCGAATCTCCGACCCGGAAGCGAGCAGCCTTCTTGAATGGGTACGTCGACTGTCTCCTTGCTGTTggaacttaaaaaagaaaaaaacccgAATTCCTTTTCATGTTCAGGGATTACATGGACAGTTGGGAGACTTCTCTCTCAATTCCCTTACTCTCTCTTCAAagcatatttaatttattttgtagcatgttaaataattataaaattagctATTTATCCCAACTATATTAATTAATCGTCGTTGCACAGTTACTGCTCACGTGTTGTGTGCGTCATGTGTGAGCGTGACGTTCACGTGCGCCCACGCGACGCATGCCCACGCACAGCGCGGGTGTGCATCACGCGAGAGCGTACCGTCGCAGTGCTGGCTATTAATAATGTGCATTCATTAATACCTTTGATGTGAAAAGTCTTTAGATTTTTCACGATCGCACTCATGGAAGATTCATTTGGTTATATCTTGGATAACTCCTCGATGATACTTACACTAGGTCAAAGAATACGCTTAAGACAGTGTAAGATATTTACACTAGGTCAAAGAATACACTTAAAGACAGTGTTTGCACGTCTCCGAGTTCCTCTTTTAAATTTTCTATCTCAATTTCTACATGTTTAACCTATTTTAATTTATCCTACACTTAAGAGTAGGATGTTGTCCCGTTGACTTGTATCAAATGCTTACATTCTCAGGCTTGGAAGCTTTACAACGAGGGACGGAGTCTGGAGCTGCTGGATCCTGCTCTGAAATCGACGGTGGACGCAGAGCAAGTCGCATTGTGTGTTCAGCTCGGGCTGCTCTGCGTGCAGTCTGACCCCAAGCAGCGGCCAGACATGAAGCGTGTCGTGATCGTTCTCTCCAAGAAGCCAAGAACACTCGAGGAGCCCACCAGGCCTGGGACCCCTGCATTCAGTTATCCAAGATTCGATGGAACCCGCGGCTCCGTCTACTCTTCCGGTGAATCTTCCTCTACCGTGAACTCCGCCTCAACCGCTGCCACCACCTCAACCACCATCACCGTAAATCGATCATCGCACCGGGAGCAGCGCTCCGCACGACGATAGATTTATGTGGTTGATTCTTTTTGAAATTGCGTCTCATATTTGCTGATATTTGTTTCATTTTTGTCAAATGCTCGTGCATGTGAATTTTGATGGGCTTACTTGGTCGTGCTCCATACGAGAGCATGCTGGGGGCAGGGATTCGTTTGATCCAAGGAAATTGAGTGTTTGGCCATCTTCCTGATACACGGGGGCGGATAAATGAATCAAAGTTATTTGTAAACAGGGCGAGGTTGGCCCGGTTCCCAGCTCAAACGCGATCAACAGAAATGTAAGTATGCTGAGTCTGAATTCGGAATTAGTATGATGCTGGAGCTTTCATGTAGTTGAGCTAGATTAGGCTTGACTCGAATTGTATAAATGTTTTGTATACTTTAATATGTAGTCCATACACGACACTTGCTGTGTTTTCTTGTTGCTTTTAATCTTTGGCTTTCGAGGCACCACCTTCAGTCACTTTCCCCAATCAATGAGTTTACACTTTGGTCGTTGACTAAACAAACCCTGTCTACAACTGTCCATTTGTCTGAAATAAAAACTTTCCCTTTGTTAACCGAAAGATGTTTTGATCACCGAAAGTCTCGTCTAAAATCTTATGGTCTAAATACTTTTCTTTGTTTCTATTTTGTGTTGTGACATCGATGCAGTTTGTTTCAATCAGCAGGGAGGGcgttttatcaaaaaaaatttcttatcatTGCTTTTTTATCGAATGATTGTTGTCTCTCATATTCATTTTTATCGgggaatgtgttttttttttttattttaaacggaAATACCCTCAAACCTTAACTAAAATAATTTGAAGTGATTCTAAGATGattagtatcatttttttatattttttaaaatttttataataattaattattaaaattaaagattttttaaataatatatgagaacaaattattttagtaaaaaaataaagattatatttttttaataactcCCGATAAAAAGGAgcgttttttttaataaaatgctCGAAGAATAAAGGCCGAAGACGAGGAACCACGTGATCGACACAGCTATCACGTGTTCTCCTTACCAGCATGCACAATAATTTGGATCCACTTGGGCTTTTTTGTATGTACGTACTAATAATGATTTGCCAGAGTGGCCACCTTTTCCAGATATGCTGCTGTACACAACCGCATTATGTGCCGCTGTCACCGTTAATCTTTGATCCACTCTTCTCCCAAGTGGGAGTAGTCTCTCTTATTCTAGTCGACATGTGCTATGCCATCATCTCCTTTCGAGAATGCTCTAGCAGTCTCCGGTCTCTCTTACACCTCGGCTTGTCGAGTCGTGAGCGAGCCAACTTTTATGCAGTATATTTATATCATCCGATCGGATCCGGTTGCGATATTTTGCAATCTCGGCGACCATTAATCATGTCGAGTCCGATTCA
Proteins encoded:
- the LOC135617105 gene encoding cysteine-rich receptor-like protein kinase 43; protein product: MTKPKKFLERLFKPFVAGRKKEGREEKELEAIAAKEQKAFRYEALAAATRNFDPKQKLGEGGFGSVFKGRLEDGREVAVKRLGWGSRQGAREFMNEALLLSRVQHKNLVNLHGYCAHANEKLLVYEYVPNESLDKLLFLEEEGNWKRMQLDWRRRFQVIAGVARGLLYLHEDAHTTIIHRDIKASNILLDGGWVPKIADFGLARLFPEDQSNVKTRVVGTNGYMAPEYVMRGSLSTKVDVFSFGVVVLELISGLKNSAFARISDPEASSLLEWAWKLYNEGRSLELLDPALKSTVDAEQVALCVQLGLLCVQSDPKQRPDMKRVVIVLSKKPRTLEEPTRPGTPAFSYPRFDGTRGSVYSSGESSSTVNSASTAATTSTTITVNRSSHREQRSARR